The Microbacterium natoriense genomic interval ATCGCGGAAGGTGCTGGATCGTGAAGCCCCGGTGCGGTGGATGACGCGGGGAAAGCCGCAGGGTCGGGGCGATACGGGGTGGCAGATCCTCAGCATCGCTGATACCCCGGAGTATCTCAACACGCGGGGCAACCTGGTGATCGCGGATTTCAACGCGGTCTGCATGGTCGAACCTGCGCTGATCGGGATCTGGGACTTCCCTGAGGGCAGCGATCTTATGTTGCACAAGGACGCTGCTGGCATTCATGTCATCGACGTTCCCACGAACAGGGAGATCCCGGTCGACCGGTTCTTCGTCCCGCCGCAGTTCCGCGCCTGACAGCCTCCGTCGCGGCTAGGAATCAGAGTTCGGGCACCACGAATTCGGTCTGGTCGTGGGACGCCCCGGCCTGCACGCGATCATGCCGTTGTCATCTCGGCTTCGGTGATGCTCACCCCTCTTTTGCGAAGTGGTAGGGGGACGAGCTCTTCTGCAACGGTTGTCCTTCCGAAGGACCAGGGGTCCCAAACCCACGACGGGTCTCCGAAGACGCCATCAGTCCACCCCGGAACGGCCAGGTCGCACTTGAGGAGCGCGAGTTCGACTATGCCGGCCAATGCG includes:
- a CDS encoding immunity protein Imm33 domain-containing protein, giving the protein MAFWNKKSSESSDSDVIEFVPNAGLCLVSRKVLDREAPVRWMTRGKPQGRGDTGWQILSIADTPEYLNTRGNLVIADFNAVCMVEPALIGIWDFPEGSDLMLHKDAAGIHVIDVPTNREIPVDRFFVPPQFRA